In the genome of Thunnus maccoyii chromosome 15, fThuMac1.1, whole genome shotgun sequence, one region contains:
- the gpr186 gene encoding G protein-coupled receptor 186: MILNTSDLGWDESSGMDPFFPLDQVDNSSPYEVPPLTVWGVALCVSGTLIATENAIVVTTILATPSLRAPVFLLLASLGLADLLAGVALILHFLFLFCVEPSDWSELVTSGLLVTSLTASLCSLMGVALDRYLSLSHALTYGSGQSRRRAAVLLLLVWVGACVIGAGPVMGWHCLDKPNSCSVARPLTRTYLSLLCGGFLVIVMVTLQLYAGICRVARRHAHAIATQRHFLPSNQSYASKHSSGRGFSRLILVLSVFVGCWMPFSLWGLLGDASSPPLYTYATLVPAAGSSLLNPILYSLRNKDIRKVLLQACCPHRCAHNTHIHYPVDV; encoded by the coding sequence ATGATCCTGAACACCTCTGACCTGGGCTGGGATGAGTCTTCTGGTATGGACCCCTTCTTCCCTCTGGACCAGGTGGATAACTCCTCTCCATATGAAGTCCCGCCCCTCACAGTGTGGGGCGTGGCCCTGTGTGTTTCAGGAACTCTCATCGCCACTGAAAATGCAATAGTTGTCACCACCATCTTGGCCACCCCCTCTCTGCGCGCCCCTGTTTTCCTGCTGCTCGCCAGCCTCGGATTGGCAGATCTCCTGGCAGGCGTGGCTTTGATCTTgcacttcctcttcctgttctgCGTGGAGCCCAGTGATTGGTCGGAATTAGTGACTTCAGGACTGCTAGTGACATCACTGACTGCCTCCCTCTGTAGCCTGATGGGTGTTGCCTTGGACCGATACCTGTCCTTAAGCCATGCCCTCACCTATGGCTCCGGCCAATCCCGTCGCCGCGCCGCTGTCCTCCTGCTGCTGGTCTGGGTGGGTGCATGTGTCATCGGGGCAGGACCAGTAATGGGATGGCACTGTCTAGACAAGCCAAATTCCTGTTCTGTAGCACGACCTCTGACTCGGACATACCTATCACTGCTGTGTGGTGGCTTCCTGGTGATTGTCATGGTGACCTTGCAATTGTATGCCGGGATCTGTCGTGTGGCAAGGCGGCACGCCCACGCCATTGCTACCCAGAGGCACTTCCTTCCCTCTAACCAATCATATGCAAGCAAACACAGCAGTGGGAGGGGCTTCTCTCGGTTGATCCTGGTCCTCAGTGTGTTTGTGGGCTGCTGGATGCCTTTCTCCCTCTGGGGGCTGCTGGGTGATGCATCCAGCCCTCCTCTGTACACCTACGCCACCTTGGTGCCGGCGGCGGGCAGCTCCCTGCTGAACCCCATACTCTACAGTCTGAGAAACAAAGACATTCGCAAGGTTTTGCTCCAAGCCTGCTGCCCCCACAGATgcgcacacaacacacacatacactaccCTGTTGACGTGTAG
- the cd164l2 gene encoding CD164 sialomucin-like 2 protein, producing MQRLVLKVLCATLLLVAVVPSVYSQSDCSQAESCDLCVGDSMLNLTGCVWRLCPDGNDTGMCMNDEGNSADNAMNCSWTRVSELCTVVETVAEGGGEGDSGDGSNPKSTSEFSQAKFDMSSFIGGIILVLCLQAGGFFAMRFLKSKEQSSYDPIEQPQ from the exons ATGCAGCGGTTGGTTTTGAAGGTCCTCTGCGCCACACTGCTGCTTGTCGCAGTGGTGCCCTCTGTGTATTCACAGTCAG ATTGTTCTCAAGCCGAGTCATGTGACCTGTGCGTTGGAGACTCCATGCTCAACCTGACAGGCTGCGTCTGGAGGCTTTGTCCAGATG GTAATGATACAGGCATGTGTATGAATGACGAGGGCAACTCGGCAGACAACGCCATGAACTGTAGCTGGACCAGAGTGTCTGAACTGTGCACAG TTGTAGAGACTGTTGCtgaaggaggaggtgaaggtgacTCAG GTGATGGCAGCAACCCAAAATCGACCTCCGAGTTCTCCCAGGCCAAGTTTGACATGTCAAGCTTCATCGGAGGCATCATACTTGTGCTGTGCCTGCAGGCTGGCGGCTTCTTCGCCATGCGCTTCCTCAAATCCAAAGAGCAGAGCAGCTATGACCCCAT AGAGCAGCCACAATGA
- the sytl1 gene encoding synaptotagmin-like protein 1 isoform X1, with protein sequence MLCSQLSAASVRTDFAGRVHTVYSTHRPRHTHIHAHTHTHTALWTTFFQTFHRCNCRKLSRMEGERVDSLDLSHLTEEEQSAILQVLQRDLELRQRDEGRVRILEQTETDATRLRSLTGAWFSEERSKRHRSCTSGCDLVHATICHRKTKGKVTDVSLTGLFNGETKETSHNNNTSPEAERRLKESKDEESGGSQGSLKPTPATKIPVAQSLQHRSGSSSSKEYERRSNGHSEEPEEDFDGHNGDTDSLSSSLTEPASLRTSSSASSLHSSYTLSGSMMSLFSSGDFGVVEVRGRIQFSLVYDTQKEELQVKVHRCEDIAIARKNRSDPYVKTYLLPDKSSHSKKKTAVKKKTQNPVYDQTLRYKVRIGELRSRTLNLSVWHAEPLGRNVFLGEVEVALGLWDWTCTQPLWQDLQPRVHLNPESISNRGIVILSIKFIPEGFEGGGLPLTGELHIWLREAQGLLSNKGGTIDSFVRSYILPDASRQSGQKTRVVKRSISPTYNHTMVYDGFHTSDLREACAELTVWQREGLKMHVLGGVRLSCGTGLSYGEAVSWMDSTEEEVAVWTSMIENPNHWIDATLPIRTNLTHRSL encoded by the exons ATGCTCTGCTCACAGCTGAGTGCAGCCTCTGTGCGGACTGACTTCGCAGGGCGTGTTCACACCGTTTACTCAACACACAGAccacgacacacacacatacacgcacacacacacacacacaccgcactCTGGACTACTTTTTTCCAAACTTTTCACAGATGCAACTGCCGGAAGCTGTCAA GGATGGAGGGGGAGCGGGTTGACTCTCTTGACCTGAGCCACCTGACAGAAGAGGAGCAGTCCGCCATCCTGCAGGTCTTACAGCGTGACTTGGAGTTGCGTCAACGTGATGAAGGACGTGTAAG GATCCTCgagcagacagagacagacgcAACGCGACTGCGCTCTCTGACGGGAGCATGGTTCAGCGAGGAGCGTAGCAAACGCCATCGCAGCTGCACGTCTGGCTGCGACCTCGTCCACGCCACCATATGCCACAGGAAGACAAAGGGCAAAG TAACAGATGTGTCTCTGACTGGACTGTTCAATGGAGAGACGAAGGAAACCtctcacaacaacaacacatctcCTGAGGCAGAGAGGAGACTGAAGGAGAGCAAGGATGAGGAGAGTGGAGG GAGTCAAGGAAGTTTGAAACCGACACCCGCAACAAAAATTCCTGTCGCACAG AGTCTGCAGCATAGAAGTGGTTCCTCCTCATCCAAAG AGTACGAAAGGAGAAGTAATGGCCACTCAGAGGAACCTGAG gAAGACTTTGACGGTCACAACGGGGACACTGACTCTCTGAGCAGCAGCCTGACAGAGCCAGCATCTCTGAGAACCAGCAGCTCTGCCAGCAGCCTTCATTCTAGCTACacg CTGAGTGGAAGCATGATGAGTCTATTCAGCTCGGGGGATTTCGGAGTGGTGGAGGTGAGGGGCCGCATCCAGTTCTCATTGGTCTATGACACGCAGAAGGAGGAACTGCAAGTCAAAGTGCATCGCTGCGAGGACATCGCCATAGCACGCAAGAACCGCTCGGACCC ATACGTTAAAACCTATCTCTTGCCGGATAAGTCGAGTCACAGCAAGAAGAAAActgcagtgaagaagaagacacaaaacCCAGTCTATGATCAGACGCTCCGA TATAAGGTGCGTATCGGTGAGCTGCGGAGCCGGACCTTGAACCTGTCTGTGTGGCACGCTGAGCCCCTGGGGAGGAACGTGTTTCtgggggaggtggaggtggcTCTGGGCCTCTGGGACTGGACCTGCACACAGCCACTCTGGCAGGACCTGCAGCCACGG GTTCATTTAAATCCAGAGTCAATTAGCAATCGTGGGATTGTCATACTCTCTATTAAGTTCATCCCAGAGGGATTCGAGG GTGGTGGTCTGCCTCTAACAGGAGAGCTCCACATCTGGCTTCGGGAAGCTCAAGGTCTCCTATCCAACAAAGGAGGCACTATAGACTCATTTGTTAGAAG CTACATACTCCCAGATGCCAGTCGGCAGAGTGGTCAGAAGACGCGGGTGGTGAAGCGCTCCATCAGCCCCACCTACAACCACACCATGGTGTACGATGGCTTCCACACCAGCGACCTGAGAGAGGCCTGTGCTGAACTAACTGTCTGGCAACGCGAAGGGTTAAAGATGCACGTATTAGGAGGGGTTCGCCTTAGCTGTGGAACTG GTCTGAGTTACGGAGAGGCCGTCAGCTGGATGGACTCCACAGAAGAGGAGGTTGCAGTGTGGACCTCCATGATTGAAAACCCAAACCACTGGATCGACGCAACACTACCAATCAGAACTAACCTCACACACCGATCTCTCTAA
- the sytl1 gene encoding synaptotagmin-like protein 1 isoform X2: MEGERVDSLDLSHLTEEEQSAILQVLQRDLELRQRDEGRVRILEQTETDATRLRSLTGAWFSEERSKRHRSCTSGCDLVHATICHRKTKGKVTDVSLTGLFNGETKETSHNNNTSPEAERRLKESKDEESGGSQGSLKPTPATKIPVAQSLQHRSGSSSSKEYERRSNGHSEEPEEDFDGHNGDTDSLSSSLTEPASLRTSSSASSLHSSYTLSGSMMSLFSSGDFGVVEVRGRIQFSLVYDTQKEELQVKVHRCEDIAIARKNRSDPYVKTYLLPDKSSHSKKKTAVKKKTQNPVYDQTLRYKVRIGELRSRTLNLSVWHAEPLGRNVFLGEVEVALGLWDWTCTQPLWQDLQPRVHLNPESISNRGIVILSIKFIPEGFEGGGLPLTGELHIWLREAQGLLSNKGGTIDSFVRSYILPDASRQSGQKTRVVKRSISPTYNHTMVYDGFHTSDLREACAELTVWQREGLKMHVLGGVRLSCGTGLSYGEAVSWMDSTEEEVAVWTSMIENPNHWIDATLPIRTNLTHRSL, encoded by the exons ATGGAGGGGGAGCGGGTTGACTCTCTTGACCTGAGCCACCTGACAGAAGAGGAGCAGTCCGCCATCCTGCAGGTCTTACAGCGTGACTTGGAGTTGCGTCAACGTGATGAAGGACGTGTAAG GATCCTCgagcagacagagacagacgcAACGCGACTGCGCTCTCTGACGGGAGCATGGTTCAGCGAGGAGCGTAGCAAACGCCATCGCAGCTGCACGTCTGGCTGCGACCTCGTCCACGCCACCATATGCCACAGGAAGACAAAGGGCAAAG TAACAGATGTGTCTCTGACTGGACTGTTCAATGGAGAGACGAAGGAAACCtctcacaacaacaacacatctcCTGAGGCAGAGAGGAGACTGAAGGAGAGCAAGGATGAGGAGAGTGGAGG GAGTCAAGGAAGTTTGAAACCGACACCCGCAACAAAAATTCCTGTCGCACAG AGTCTGCAGCATAGAAGTGGTTCCTCCTCATCCAAAG AGTACGAAAGGAGAAGTAATGGCCACTCAGAGGAACCTGAG gAAGACTTTGACGGTCACAACGGGGACACTGACTCTCTGAGCAGCAGCCTGACAGAGCCAGCATCTCTGAGAACCAGCAGCTCTGCCAGCAGCCTTCATTCTAGCTACacg CTGAGTGGAAGCATGATGAGTCTATTCAGCTCGGGGGATTTCGGAGTGGTGGAGGTGAGGGGCCGCATCCAGTTCTCATTGGTCTATGACACGCAGAAGGAGGAACTGCAAGTCAAAGTGCATCGCTGCGAGGACATCGCCATAGCACGCAAGAACCGCTCGGACCC ATACGTTAAAACCTATCTCTTGCCGGATAAGTCGAGTCACAGCAAGAAGAAAActgcagtgaagaagaagacacaaaacCCAGTCTATGATCAGACGCTCCGA TATAAGGTGCGTATCGGTGAGCTGCGGAGCCGGACCTTGAACCTGTCTGTGTGGCACGCTGAGCCCCTGGGGAGGAACGTGTTTCtgggggaggtggaggtggcTCTGGGCCTCTGGGACTGGACCTGCACACAGCCACTCTGGCAGGACCTGCAGCCACGG GTTCATTTAAATCCAGAGTCAATTAGCAATCGTGGGATTGTCATACTCTCTATTAAGTTCATCCCAGAGGGATTCGAGG GTGGTGGTCTGCCTCTAACAGGAGAGCTCCACATCTGGCTTCGGGAAGCTCAAGGTCTCCTATCCAACAAAGGAGGCACTATAGACTCATTTGTTAGAAG CTACATACTCCCAGATGCCAGTCGGCAGAGTGGTCAGAAGACGCGGGTGGTGAAGCGCTCCATCAGCCCCACCTACAACCACACCATGGTGTACGATGGCTTCCACACCAGCGACCTGAGAGAGGCCTGTGCTGAACTAACTGTCTGGCAACGCGAAGGGTTAAAGATGCACGTATTAGGAGGGGTTCGCCTTAGCTGTGGAACTG GTCTGAGTTACGGAGAGGCCGTCAGCTGGATGGACTCCACAGAAGAGGAGGTTGCAGTGTGGACCTCCATGATTGAAAACCCAAACCACTGGATCGACGCAACACTACCAATCAGAACTAACCTCACACACCGATCTCTCTAA